In one Carettochelys insculpta isolate YL-2023 chromosome 6, ASM3395843v1, whole genome shotgun sequence genomic region, the following are encoded:
- the LOC142014987 gene encoding RING finger protein 112-like yields the protein MAEPGHPVQLVRLDEGGNLTLDEETLSRCLEQGGVRDAPVCLVSVIGEQRRGKSFLLNCLMRQLQNAPSTDTAWMSNRNEVLSGFECRSGMASVTKGVWMWNQPFWVWAQGRRVAVFLVDTEGCLDLQRKTETGIKLSLFSILLSSYWIFNISNTFKQTEKDYLEVFVHTAEEVGETCDLPPVQRLDLLVRDGDTFEAYGAAGGQEYIKTLIQTLEGSAEQPRVLGALKATGTRCYVLPHPGTGFTKSTSGTLADTDEDFRQWLGDYVTSVVGSAGTHVQRDRAGQVLTRAQLAAKIKVFSRDLKTKRYDFSSPMKMAESLAAMRQRKENSRVVTAARKDYEEFVQQLDRDHQEMETCLSVEPAEMRRRLEGKRQELVQRCRGQLQGKEQQVQAALSELEEELERKKVHFLSAYERRFEDKKIRKQDLKMWKCAKGVAVGGAIAGAALGGGAALLLAGVVAKTVATGAVIGGVGGAVAGGLVGAAVGGTMPATQQAQAPGGRGREGKASQGVQRRSPSGKWDIWGEGKVTSTLGKGLSQPRAPAAPARREVFHKPDGVFW from the exons ATGGCAGAGCCGGGGCACCCAGTGCAGCTGGTGCGTCTGGACGAGGGAGGGAACCTGACCCTGGACGAGGAGACCCTGAGCCGctgcctggagcagggtggggtgagggacGCCCCCGTGTGCCTGGTGTCCGTCATCGGGGAGCAGCGCCGGGGAAAATCCTTCCTGCTGAACTGCCTGATGCGTCAGCTCCAGAACGCG CCTTCGACAGACACTGCCTGGATGAGCAACAGGAACGAAGTGCTGAGCGGGTTTGAGTGTCGCTCTGGAATGGCCAGCGTGACCAAGGGGGTGTGGATGTGGAACCAGCCCTTCTGGGTCTGGGCCCAGGGGAGGAGG GTGGCCGTGTTCCTGGTGGACACCGAGGGCTGCCTGGACCTGCAGCGCAAGACGGAGACCGGCATCAAGCTCTCGCTGTTCAGCATATTGCTCAGCTCCTACTGG ATCTTTAACATATCCAACACATTTAAGCAGACGGAGAAGGATTACCTGgag GTGTTTGTCCACACTGCAGAGGAAGTGGGAGAGACCTGCGATCTGCCTCCAGTTCAG CGCCTGGATCTGTTGGTGCGAGATGGGGACACCTTTGAAGCCTACGgggcggctggggggcaggagtacaTCAAAACCCTCATACAG ACACTGGagggctctgctgagcagccccGGGTGTTGGGAGCCCTGAAGGCGACTGGCACCCGGTGCTACGTCCTGCCTCACCCCGGCACTGGGTTCACCAAGAGCACGTCAGGGACACTAGCTG ACACGGATGAGGATTTCCGGCAGTGGCTGGGTGACTACGTCACCAGTGTGGTGGGCTCAGCAGGGACACACGTCCAGAGAGACCGAGCCGGGCAGGTGCTGaccagggctcagctggctgccAAGATCAAG GTTTTCTCACGTGACTTGAAGACGAAACGCTACGACTTCTCCTCCCCCATGAAG atGGCCGAGTCGCTGGCAGCGATGAGGCAGAGGAAGGAAAACAGCAGAGTTGTAACAGCTGCCAGGAAGGACTATGAAGAATTTGTGCAGCAACTG GACCGTGACCACCAGGAGATGGAGACGTGCCTGAGCGTGGAGCCTGCGGAGATGCGGCGACGCCTGGAGGGGAAGcgccaggagctggtgcagcgctgccgggggcagctgcaggggaaggagcagcaggtccAGGCCGCGCTGtcggagctggaggaggagctggaaagGAAGAAAGTCCATTTCCTGTCAGCCTACGAGAGACGCTTCGAAGACAAGAAGATCAGAAAGCAggatctgaagatgtggaagtGCGCTAAGGGGGTTGCTGTCGGGGGAGCTATTGCGGGGGCTGCTCTGGGAGGTGGGGCAGCTCTGCTTCTGGCTGGGGTAGTGGCAAAAACAGTAGCCACAGGTGCTGTGatagggggtgtgggtggggcagtTGCAGGTGgcctggtgggggctgcagtAGGGGGGACGATGCCTGCTACACAGCAGGCACAAGCACCcggtggcagagggagggaggggaaggcgaGTCAGGGTGTTCAGAGGAGGAGCCCCAGCGGTAAGTGGGATATATGGGGGGAAGGAAAGGTCACCTCCACCCTGGGCAAGGGTCTGTCCCAGCCCCGAGCACCAGCAGCCCCTGCACGCAGGGAGGTGTTCCACAAACCAGACGGTGTTTTCTGGTAA